CAGCCAACCGGAATTTTACGATCGAGCGGGGTTGTATCAAGGCAATGGGTCGGATTATCCCGACAACGCCGAGCGATTCATTTTCTTTTCGAAATGCGTTGCCCACCTTGGACGTCATTTGCCTTGGAAACCGGAGCTCCTTCACGTTCACGATTGGCAAACGGGCCTGGTCCCGATCTTGATGCTGCACCAAAACCTGCAGGAAGGGTGGGGGCAGTCGCCGCGAACCTGCCTGACCATCCACAACCTCGCTTACCAGGGAATTTTTTCGCGCGCACATTACGAGCTGACCAACCTGCCCGTCGAGTATTTCAACCCGAACGGTTTGGAGTTTTACGGCAAGATGAATTGTTTGAAAGCTGGCATCACCTACGCGGACGTCATCACCACCGTCAGCCCGCGTTACGCGCGTGAAATCACCACCGAAGCGCTGGGCTGTGGACTCGACGGTTGTTTACGACCGCGACAAAACTCGCTATTCGGAATCTTGAATGGGGTTGACTACGAAGAATGGAACACCATACACAACCCGTTTTTGAAACATTCGTACTCCATCCGCCGTTTGACGGGGAAGACGAAGGAGAAATGTGATTTGCAGAAAGAGCTCGGACTGCCGGCGCATCCCGACATTCCGCTGTTCGGCAGCATCACTCGATTGGCCGATCAAAAAGGAGTCGATATTCAACAAGGCGCACTGGAAGAAATGCTCGCTGCCACCCTGCAGTTCGTGCTCCTGG
Above is a window of Verrucomicrobiota bacterium DNA encoding:
- the glgA gene encoding glycogen synthase GlgA; amino-acid sequence: MRILLASSELHPYSKTGGLADMVGALAKTLARAGHQIGVVTPLYREARERLPDLKRLDLPIDLPLGQRRLQAGVWTIQPEKNLTLHFISQPEFYDRAGLYQGNGSDYPDNAERFIFFSKCVAHLGRHLPWKPELLHVHDWQTGLVPILMLHQNLQEGWGQSPRTCLTIHNLAYQGIFSRAHYELTNLPVEYFNPNGLEFYGKMNCLKAGITYADVITTVSPRYAREITTEALGCGLDGCLRPRQNSLFGILNGVDYEEWNTIHNPFLKHSYSIRRLTGKTKEKCDLQKELGLPAHPDIPLFGSITRLADQKGVDIQQGALEEMLAATLQFVLLGNGSPSYEKAYQTLAARFPRKVAVKIGFDQGLSHRIEAGCDFYLMPSRFEPCGLNQMYSLRYGTIPIVRVTGGLDDTVIDASEDPKKANGIKFTDYSARALAKAMRKAMVLYEDKKLLRHYRNNAMAADFSWEQVSQQYLKVYKVALDR